Proteins co-encoded in one Bemisia tabaci chromosome 9, PGI_BMITA_v3 genomic window:
- the LOC140225390 gene encoding uncharacterized protein has protein sequence MSPASPLQMSQGVLHQILEDAKELKGGELERSHEKSLDTFEGYFHKAAEETGAHIKREAEDWETQSQETEVQARSQEMTEEWNKQDCESEWRLLQEVAKPETQQMEKAADLDASFKQIVADKARQGRGKREIEDRESQETEIQVERGWERQEREMESPSKENADAWEEKRGKIEEIRKWLETLL, from the coding sequence ATGAGCCCTGCGTCGCCGCTGCAGATGAGCCAAGGTGTTCTCCACCAGATTTTGGAGGATGCAAAAGAGCTGAAGGGAGGAGAACTAGAAAGATCGCACGAAAAATCACTGGACACTTTCGAAGGTTATTTCCACAAAGCAGCAGAGGAAACAGGAGCGCACATAAAACGCGAGGCAGAAGACTGGGAAACTCAAAGTCAGGAGACAGAAGTACAAGCGCGCTCACAAGAAATGACCGAGGAATGGAATAAGCAGGACTGCGAATCGGAATGGCGTTTGCTGCAAGAAGTAGCGAAACCGGAGACTCAGCAGATGGAAAAGGCAGCAGATCTGGACGCGAGTTTTAAGCAAATCGTAGCGGACAAGGCTAGACAAGGTCGCGGAAAGCGTGAGATAGAAGATCGAGAGAGCCAAGAGACGGAAATACAAGTAGAAAGGGGATGGGAAAGgcaagagagagaaatggaatccCCTTCTAAAGAAAACGCGGATGCATGGGAGgagaagaggggaaaaattgaagagataCGTAAATGGCTGGAAACACTGCTATGA
- the LOC109036113 gene encoding uncharacterized protein encodes MAVRVSRVSLLFFGVAAVTTSFVLVQAAPFKETAEIDEVNLNTRDLNVDDGNSLETRDLWDTLGLSGVVSSPSGFKDFANNFGDEDQDFSNVVFDSGNGGTQDSFNNFGGGNQNFRGAVFNTGGKGRNGGTKGSFNNGGGGTQLFGRGAKFNLGPTTDSFNNSGPGKQTGLDTATFVTGPVRNSFNGRNAPPGSSGEPAKGTKSPKKPQPASSFSLFSWLGW; translated from the exons ATGGCAGTTCGCGTTAGTCGtgtttctctcctctttttcgGGGTTGCTGCGGTG ACAACGAGCTTTGTGCTCGTCCAAGCCGCACCTTTCAAGGAAACGGCCGAAATCGATGAGGTGAATCTCAACACCCGCGACTTGAACGTGGACGACGGAAATTCGCTCGAAACCCGAGATCTCTGGGATACTTTGGGCCTGAGTGGAGTCGTAAGCAGCCCCAGCGGTTTCAAAGACTTCGCCAACAACTTCGGAGATGAAGATCAGGACTTCAGCAATGTGGTCTTCGACTCAGGGAACGGTGGCACCCAGGACAGCTTTAACAACTTCGGCGGCGGTAACCAGAACTTCAG GGGCGCGGTTTTCAACACGGGCGGCAAAGGACGTAACGGTGGGACGAAGGGGAGTTTCAacaacggcggcggcggcaccCAGCTTTTCGGGAGGGGCGCCAAGTTCAACCTGGGCCCGACCACCGACAGCTTCAACAACTCGGGCCCCGGCAAGCAGACCGGCCTCGACACGGCCACCTTCGTGACGGGCCCCGTGAGGAACAGCTTCAACGGCCGGAACGCGCCCCCCGGGAGTTCTGGAGAGCCCGCCAAGGGAACCAAAAGCCCCAAGAAACCCCAGCCAGCCTCCTCGTTCAGCCTATTTAGCTGGCTCGGCTGGTAA